The following are encoded together in the Salvelinus fontinalis isolate EN_2023a chromosome 38, ASM2944872v1, whole genome shotgun sequence genome:
- the LOC129837288 gene encoding clathrin coat assembly protein AP180-like, whose translation MFEKSPTAVTADAAVTPSVDLFGADLPTISRGPSPLPPEANADEDLLSGVTDAFSAMAPAPAVAPTPAQAPDPAPAPAPATVSPPKPEPSAPAPVIDLLDTFSSPTLLDATPAAPGGPEEDLLGGLMSPSLTPMAALAPLAPTLAPALAPTLAPVSAQSDLLEGGFDTLGSLPPLIPATPAAANTVPAAAAPSGGFDASVFGGLGDLLMPVITPQSTGGSVGSTGSGGGNTKVAPAVGGGMAGATAIKRPSIGGDLDSSLANLVGDLGIQKKDHQWNDKKLTGGSNWTPQVAPPSWGAPGPMMGGPAPGAPGAPGAMPLPMGAQPGFGMASAAGSGVPMMPSMMMGQPMMGQPMRPPLPGAAAPGIPLSPVPAATQSKKPKDPLADFNLKDLM comes from the exons ATGTTTGAGAAAAGCCCTACTGCAGTAACAGCTGATGCTGCTGTTACTCCTAGCGTAGACCTATTTGGGGCAG ATCTCCCTACTATCTCTCGCGGGCCCTCTCCTTTGCCTCCAGAGGCCAATGCTGATGAAGACCTCTTGTCTGGTGTGACTG ATGCTTTCTCTGCTATGGCTCCAGCACCAGCAGTGGCTCCAACTCCAGCTCAAGCCCCGGATCCAGCTCCAGCTCCTGCCCCTGCAACTGTCTCTCCTCCCAAACCTGAGCCCTCTGCACCTGCACCTGTCATTGACCTGCTAG ACACATTCAGTAGTCCTACTCTGTTGGACGCTACGCCCGCTGCCCCCGGGGGACCAGAAGAGGATCTATTGGgtg GACTGATGTCTCCTAGCCTGACTCCCATGGCGGCCCTTGCTCCTCTGGCCCCCACTCTGGCTCCGGCCCTCGCCCCTACCCTAGCTCCTGTCTCAGCCCAGAGTGACTTGCTGGAGGGTGGCTTCGACACCCTTGGCTCTCTGCCCCCACTAATCCCCGCCACCCCAGCAGCTGCAAACACAGTGCCAGCCGCAGCAGCACCCTCTGGTGGCTTTGATGCATCAG TGTTTGGTGGATTAGGGGACCTACTGATGCCAGTCATAACACCCCAGTCCACTGGGGGTAGTGTGGGCAGCACAGGCAGTGGTGGGGGGAATACCAAGGTGGCACCCGCGGTCGGGGGTGGCATGGCAGGCGCCACAGCTATTAAACGGCCATCCATCGGGGGCGACTTGGACTCCTCACTAGCAAACCTGGTTGGAG ATCTGGGGATTCAGAAAAA GGACCATCAGTGGAATGACAAGAAGCTGACAGGAGGATCTAACTGGACCCCCCAGGTAGCCCCTCCCAGCTGGGGCGCCCCTGGACCTATGATG GGTGGCCCTGCCCCTGGAGCCCCCGGTGCCCCTGGGGCCATGCCTCTGCCCATGGGAGCACAGCCTGGCTTTGGCATG GCCTCAGCAGCTGGATCTGGAGTTCCCATGATGCCTTCCATGATGATGGGCCAGCCAATGATGGGTCAACCCATGAGACCACCCCTGCCAGGAGCTGCAGCACCAGGGATaccg CTGTCTCCAGTACCTGCTGCCACCCAGAGCAAAAAGCCCaaggacccactggcagacttcAACCTCAAGGACTTAATGTAA
- the LOC129837287 gene encoding inactive serine protease 35-like — MGPVHLCLLLSVTSLAVVVAVEAQEATGGDDEYTWPQWKVPLVRNRRTVALSSTGFTAKPQGELNGTCGIECQRRLPDPSLADLEEFLSYETVYENGTRTLTSVSVQGLDEVNAWPAGNSSASSKSRRRREVYGTDTRFSIADKQFSTKYPFSTSVKISTGCSGVLLSPKHVLTAAHCIHDGQDYVSGAQKLRVGVLKEKSRRGKGGKGKRGRGKGKRRKGGEDKEEEEKEEKDGGKERKGGKGKDRKSRSRRSAEVEKPSFRWTRVKQTQVPKGWLKGGASGGVAADYDYAVLELKKAQKVKHMDLGVIPSVKKLPASRIHFSGFDDDRPGNLVYRFCSVSEESKDLLYQYCDAKPGSSGSGVYIRLKEPGKKKWKRKVIGVFSGHQWVDVNGNGAQQDYNVAVRITPLKYAQICYWVHGDSSVCRDA; from the coding sequence ATGGGCCCCGTACACCTGTGTCTCCTGCTCTCAGTGACGTCGCTGGCCGTGGTGGTGGCTGTGGAAGCCCAGGAGGCCACAGGAGGAGATGATGAGTATACCTGGCCGCAGTGGAAGGTGCCGCTGGTGAGGAACAGGAGGACGGTGGCCCTTAGCAGCACCGGCTTCACGGCCAAACCTCAGGGAGAGCTGAACGGGACCTGTGGGATTGAGTGCCAGCGTCGCCTCCCCGACCCCTCTCTGGCTGACCTGGAGGAGTTCCTGTCCTATGAGACGGTGTACGAGAACGGAACGCGCACCCTGACCTCCGTGTCTGTGCAGGGCCTCGACGAGGTCAACGCTTGGCCTGCTGGGAACTCCTCCGCTTCCTCCAAGTCACGCCGCAGACGGGAGGTCTATGGCACAGACACCCGCTTCAGCATCGCTGACAAGCAGTTCTCCACTAAGTACCCCTTCTCCACCTCCGTCAAGATCTCCACGGGCTGCTCTGGTGTCCTGTTATCCCCCAAACACGTCCTGACGGCCGCCCACTGCATCCACGACGGACAGGACTACGTGAGCGGAGCACAGAAGCTACGCGTGGGCGTCCTCAAGGAGAAATCCCGGCGTGGGAAAggagggaaggggaagagaggacgGGGGAAAGGcaagaggaggaaagggggagaagacaaggaagaagaagagaaagaagagaaagatggagggaaggagaggaaaggagggaaagggAAGGACAGAAAGAGCCGCAGTCGTCGCAGCGCAGAGGTAGAGAAGCCATCCTTCCGGTGGACCAGAGTGAAGCAGACCCAGGTCCCTAAAGGTTGGTTGAAAGGCGGGGCGTCGGGCGGTGTGGCGGCTGACTATGACTATGCCGTGCTGGAGCTGAAGAAGGCCCAGAAGGTCAAGCACATGGACCTGGGCGTCATCCCCTCGGTCAAGAAGCTGCCTGCCAGCAGGATCCACTTCTCAGGCTTCGACGACGACCGGCCCGGCAACTTGGTGTACCGCTTCTGCTCGGTGTCGGAGGAGTCCAAAGacctgctgtatcagtattgCGATGCCAAGCCCGGCTCCAGCGGCTCCGGGGTCTACATCCGCCTCAAAGAACCCGGCAAGAAGAAATGGAAGAGGAAGGTCATCGGGGTTTTCTCAGGCCACCAGTGGGTGGATGTCAACGGCAATGGGGCGCAGCAAGATTACAATGTGGCGGTGAGGATAACGCCCCTCAAGTATGCCCAGATCTGTTACTGGGTCCATGGGGATTCCAGTGTGTGCCGGGACGCCTGA